From the genome of Maniola jurtina chromosome 10, ilManJurt1.1, whole genome shotgun sequence, one region includes:
- the LOC123869022 gene encoding 60S ribosomal protein L15 gives MGAYRYIQELYRKKLSDVMRFLLRVRVWQYRQLTRMHRAPRPTRPDKARRLGYRAKQGYVIFRIRVRRGGRKRPVPKGATYGKPKSHGVNQLKPTRNLQSIAEERVGRRCGGLRVLNSYWVAQDSSYKYFEVILVDPSHKAIRRDPKINWIVNAVHKHREMRGLTSAGKSSRGLGKGHRFSQTKGGSRRAAWIRRNTLQLRRKR, from the exons ATGGGTGCCTACCGATATATTCAAGAATTGTATCGCAAAAAGCTTAGCGATGTGATGCGTTTTCTGTTGCGTGTGAGAGTCTGGCAGTACCGCCAGTTGACTCGAATGCATCGAGCTCCTAGGCCTACAAGGCCCGACAAAGCTAGGAGGCTGGGATACCGCGCCAAGCAAG GTTACGTGATCTTCAGGATCCGCGTGCGTCGCGGTGGTCGCAAGCGCCCGGTCCCCAAGGGTGCAACCTACGGCAAGCCCAAGAGTCACGGGGTCAACCAACTGAAGCCCACTCGCAATTTACAGTCCATTGCCGAG GAGCGTGTTGGACGGCGGTGCGGCGGTCTTCGCGTGCTCAACTCTTACTGGGTTGCTCAAGATTCTTCCTACAAATATTTTGAAGTTATCCTGGTTGATCCCTCACACaag GCAATCCGTCGTGATCCCAAGATCAACTGGATAGTGAACGCAGTACACAAGCATCGTGAAATGCGAGGTCTCACATCTGCAGGAAAAAGTTCTCGTGGTCTCGGAAAAGGCCATCGTTTCTCTCAGACAAAGGGTGGATCCAGACGCGCCGCTTGGATCAGGAGAAACACGCTCCAACTGCGTCGCAAGCGATAG